TCATATTTGTAGGAAGATGGTGATGATCAGGGAAGAGGTGGAACATAATATTTGGTGGCAAACCATTGATGGGTCTTCAAGTTTCTGGTATGACAATTGGACAAAGCTAGGGGCTCTATACTATATAGAGGGGGACAATgctaaggaagaagaaataGAGGTCAAAGAGTTTATTCATAATGGGAGTTGGGATAAACATAAGCTTCTGAATCACTTGTCGAAAGAAATAACAGAATGTATAATAGATAATGTTAAACCAGAGTTAATTGAGGGGAGGAATGATAAAGCATGGTGGATGTTGGAAAAGAATGGAGAATTCACTGTGAAATCTGCCTCGGAGGGTTTAAGgaataaaaaggagaaaagaagagacTTTGAATTTATTTGGGATCCCAAAATGCcttttaaattatgtttcttcttgTGGAGGGTATGGAAAAGAAGAGTAGTTACAGATGATAACTTGCAAAGGATGAACATACAGATTGTCTCAAAATATTGGTGTTGTGATGAAAGCAAACATGAGACTATGACCCACCTTTTTTCTAACAGCTTCTATAGCCAATAGGTTGTGGAAGCAATTTGCTACTTGTGCAGGTATAAACATAGAAGGCATGCATTTGCAACATCTAATCACAAAATGGTGGACCAAAGATGCTAACGTAAAGCTAATGGCAATTCAGAGAGCAGTTCCAGCAATGATAATGTGGGCTTTGTGGAGGAGAAGGAACACAATCAAACATGGAGGAAAATGCAGTTATAATCAGATGAAAGAGCAGATCAGAGTTCAGATACACCTTTTCATTAAGTTGAAATACCCTTGGATGCAAAAAATCCCTACAGAATGGTAGGATATAGTCAAATATCTTAGTGAATACAAACCTAAGATTTATGCCATGAATGTAAGATGGGTTCCACCACCAAGGAATAAAATTAAAGTGAATACAGATGGTGTTTGCAAAGTGAATCCTGGACAAAGTGCTTATGGATTTTGTATTAGGGATGAATTTGGTAATCTTTTATATGCACAGGGAGAAGATATTGGTTTCAGAACCAATACGGAAGAAAAAATCATTGCAATATTGGAGGCCCTAAGATACTGTAAAAGGGCTGGATTAGAGGGGTTTTGGCTGGAATCATACTCTCTCAGCATTGTTAATTGTCTAAGGAACTCTTGGAAAGTTCCCTGGGAAAGAGTCGAGCAGGTGGAGGAATGTAGGGTTTTAATGGAGATCACCAAAGAAAGGATTCAACATACACCGAGGGAGGGGAACAATTTAGCAGATTTCATAGCTAACGCAGTGATAGGAGCAGTAGGATTGGTTCAGTTCAACACATTCATAACCTATGAAAGGAAAATGCATTTTGAACATGGACAAGGCTCAAGTTCCTTCATTGAGAATCTGAACTAGACCAATCAAAAATAGAACAACATCATATACATGGGAGTAACATAGGGCATTCAGTCAGATAGCAGATACAAAGGAAAAGCTTTTTCATTATTGTTGCAAAGAGAATATGTACAGAAATGGagaaataatacaagttttagtGGTGTACGATACAAAATCAACTAACCTGAGTGTTGTGGAGACCTTTAGGAGCACCAGTGTTCTGGATCTGAGAGCTGCAATCGCCGACATGAGTACGCTTGGCTCAAGAGATCTTCATGGAAGCAGATTTGACATCAACAATTACAAATGCAAAAGGGGCGTAACAATGGAGAGAAGGTTAATTGATGCTTACCTCAGCTGCAAACTCAGTAGAGATGAACATGGAGGCACCAATCTGATAAGGGTTCCAATTGGGGATGaaaccaattgaaatcaaatgggGAATGAAACAATACAAAAGTAAGATAGATGAGAAATAAGAgatgagaagagaagaaagaaaggcaattgaataaacaatcaaccaaggaagaagagaaacttgaattcgaaaagaaacaactcaaattGAAAACCACAAATGAGCAATCTCAAGTGAAATCAAGGTTAAGAAGTCCTAAATCAACAATGAGAATCCACCCATCACTAATCTAGATTAAGCTACACTAAGCTAGGCTATCCTAAAGGGATTCCACCTTAAATTACACTCTTGAAAGAGTTTGTTCACTTCacattcaaaatccatatatctaaatcttccaaaataaaagagactactatttatactaataaaataaagaagacacttatttgacaattttacccttaatgaggtaAGGGCCTTATTTGGTtgacttcttttgtgaattcttgaaaataaagtaaagaagacacttctttgacaattttacccttaattaggtaagggccttgtttggttgtcttcttttgtgaattcttgaaattatgagatgactATTTGCACAAATGagctctttcttctttctcttcacttAGATGGACCTTCCACACATTGTACTTCTTGATTTTGTGTCCATCAAGCTCCTGTAATGCTTTTACGCGATCCATGCTATCCATGTTGTTATCACAATCAGAGGCTCCTGAGACAAAGAAGAAGATGGTTTCCTAAACACCTTCACACCTGTAGTTCTTGGACCGACAAAGTAATAGGGCATGTccctttttctttattatttgtttttgtatttgggattatgaataaataaaaggtCCACTGGactaaaattcattaaaaaaatatatattctaatCCTACTAGTTATAACTTTTGAATAGTCCGATCTTCCAATAGTACTGGTATTGAAGCAATGGTTCAATTATGCATGTTCATCCtgcaaataaaagataaatataattataatttgacaAAGTAAGTTATAAAATACACAAATATAAATCTAAAAAGCAGAGATATTCACATGAATGAACTCACTAATACACCCAAACACATTTTAACCCTCTTGATAAATCTCCTTTTCATTTGCAAATGACCAAAATCAGAAGCACTATAAATTATGTACAGAAGAGAGAGTGAGATGTTCCAGATTTGGCAAAGGATCATCTGTTTACTTCCTTCAACCCCAAGAAtgtcaaaaaaacaaaaggaagtAAAACGTATAATCTTAATCTCTTGGaataattttgtgaaataaaCTTTTTAAACAGTTTCCAGCTTCCTGGAGACTTCCCTTTTCCCTTCTTATCAAACCTGACCAAGAACATTGATTGAGTTTAAAAAGAGATAATAGCTGAATGTGAAATCACAAGAACTCTCTATGTGTAGTGATTTTAATCCATCAAAACTCTTCTTGTTCACAATCAACTTCCTGCTGGCATACTACTCTCCAAATCAGATGCAGACAATATCTCATCAAAAGAAGTCGATCTAAGACAGCCAAATCATATGCACAATCAAGCAATTGCAAATGACAAAGATTACCAATATCTagtaactctttcaactcattGCAATTTTGTAGTATTAGAGATGTAGTTGACATAAACTATTGATTGAAGAAGGAAGTGCTCTAATACCAGTATGACTCAGATTCACAACTTTTCGAGCTGAAAATGCAAAACAAGAGATATTTAGGCAACATACCTCACTTGATTTATTCTTTTCCAGCTCTACAATTTTTGCCTGAAGTGATGATTTTTCACTCAAATGcctcttttttgtttcttctacGGTACGCAACATAAAACGAGCTTTCAAATCTTCATGGATCTTTTCAAAGACCTGCAATTAGTGAAGTCACATGAGTTTCTGCTTTATGGATACTAATCTGGACAAAATATAAAGgccaaataatattttatagctTTACCTGATTATTTGCGTCAACCAACTCTTTCGAAATAGTTTTCTTTGAACCTTGAGAACTCAACTTTGGAAGCCACATCTCTATGCTTCGCTTCTCTGATAGGGCAGCCTATAAGGAATGGAGTAGTAAAATGAATGATTGTCCCCttaataaatcaaatttaataacattaaaaaaatacctTAAGCTCTACATCTTTTTCATTGCACAATGAACTGAATTTATCACAATCATAAATAGCCATTTTTAAGTTTTGCTACTTAAGAGTCAAGATATCTTTCAAGTCATCCAATTCTTTTTGCATCTGTGATTCTTGGTTTTGCTTTCCATGTAAATCTTCCTGCAACTGCTCATCAATACAAAGTAAAcatatatctaaaatatatttattacatattgtgtttttttgttgtaattGAAATGATAGATGGATATGCATAGAGATACAACTGACACAAGGAGAGGAAAAATCTATTCCAATAATAATATAGGAAGTCAATGTTAACAATAAAGAACAATCTCTATTTTCATCTAATTACCAGCAACATATACTtgtaaacaaaaacaaattttcaGCAACATATACTATTTTCATCTAATTACCAGATGTGATGCTCGAACAAACTAACAACATATGTTTTGAGATCAATGAGCAATACCCGACAATAGCACTAGTTCAACatgtaataataatagtaattagaGTTTGCTTACCTAGAGAAGCAGGAGGACTAAACATCCTAGATGTAGCCTATTGGAACAAGATAGCTATATGCAAGTTGCTATGAAATTTGTGCTGTAAAAAAGATAAGTTATGGGTCAAGTGTTCCACTTCTAGTACATAAAGGGCAATTCTATCTAGAAATGCACGCCAAAACAGGCTTCATAGGTGGTGTTAGAGGAAGCGGACATAAGGGAGGTGGAGCTTGCAGCAATGGATGCATTTTCCATTAAAAAGATGCATGTGTGATTGAGAGGTAATTTCCAACTGATTCACAATAACAAGGGTTCCCCAAAAGGTAATCAGGAAAATAATCCAAGAAGTCGTGTTCAGAGGATCATATCAAGCACGCCTACCAGCAGCCAATGCAAGTCTAAATTTTTACCCTTGAGAATAGAAAAAATAGATATGAGACATTTACTTACCCAATTGTTATTCATTAGACTTGCCTTTTGAATTAGTTGAAGTTGTAATGATATTGAAAATCGAAGCAGGAAGGCCATTTTGTTAAATATGGTACAAATTAATAACTTAGTATGTCGATAAAAGAAGAATAGAACGAGGAAGAGGTGAAGATGTATAGTGAGagtgaaaaaaatttaagtagtAATGTAGCATCTACTAATTTAGCGATGTATACTATAAACAAATACCTTGGGATTCTGCAAATGAGATACTAGCACCATCATGCTCTCTTTTAACAATTTTTGGTCATGCACTAAACGAACTTTCATTACTTCTTGGTTTTTTCGCTCCTTTTCAAGTTGATTCTTAACTTCCATTAGCTTGCTTTCTATACTCTCTCGTTTACGACGTTCTTCTTCTACTTCCTTTTGTTGTGCTTgaagttgttcttgaattttattCTAGATATTCTACTTGCTGACTTAATTCCATATCCTTGACCAAGAATGTACTTTGATTTTTCTCCCATTATTTGCACAAAAGCAACATTAATAATAGGATCCACATTTGTACCCTCTtcaatttcttgaattttttcggCAACAACATCTTTCACTTTATCCTACAAAAAAGGTTATACTAGCTCTCcgtatttatttaaataaactcattctatgaataaaggtaaaaaaaaagtacattcaCTTCAGCAGAAGTATTAGTAACCCATTGCCCATTTGGCTTCATGTGAGTTATTTCCCaaagtttttgaaaattcagcTCTTTTCCAGTGGTTGTGTCCCTCTatcaaaacaaatgaaattatgttattgttgaaattgtAACAATAATCGatcaaaataatttacatatatCTCATCGCTTCATAAGACACTGCTTGAAAAGTTTTTCTGCCGCAAATATGATTCACTTCTTGTTTTgccttgttatttttgtttctttcactCATTTTCTGCATTGATGTTGAGTttagaaatttattttgatCTAAGTATATAACAAgtcaaaaaacaaaacaaacaatatAAAAGGTTACTGAAAGGGTAAGATGGAGTGTCATCAACTTATGGAGAAGATTACTAAAAGGGTAAGTAATGCTTATGCTAGGAAGCTCTCTAATGCAGGAAGACTACAAATAGTCAATGTTGTTTTCTTTGTGATACTTAACTTTTGGGGTGGAGTCTTTATCTTACCTCAAAGAGTACTCAAGGCTATGGATAGAAAATGCAAAGATTTTATATGGGGAAGTAGTGCAGATCACAAAGAAAGGCTCCTATGGTTGCCTGGGACAAGGTGTGCCTCCCAAAGAAATTCGGAGGACTAATTGTTAAGAGATGCAGAAACTGGAATGAAGCTTCAGTTGGCACATTATTATGGCAGGTTTCAGAGAAGCAAGACATTCTCTAGGTAAAAATGGGTACATGGAGTGTATATAAAGCAATATAGAAATATCAGGAATCACATTCCTACTGACTGTAGTTGGTACCGGAGGAAGTTGACCTCTCTGAAAACCATAAGATGGCAGATTGGTACAAAAATGACAAGTAGAAGTTGACAAAAGGTGGCACTTATTCAGTCACAAGGAGCTATAATGCACTGATAGGGACTCAAACCACAGGCTATGGGAAGCAAATCTTATATGGACAAAAATTTACAGCCAAAACatagatttatcttatggtTAGCAAATCAGAACAGACTGCTTACCAAGTCTAGAATGATGCGAGTGAACATTCATGTGGAGGATACAAAGTGTTGTCTCTGTTTGGAAGGGGTAGTAGCAACTCCTCAATACCTATTCTCCGAGTGTGACTGGATTACTGCAGTTCGACATGGTCTGACAAACTGGACAGAGGTCTAAATGGTTCAGAAGGATCTAAAATGGCTGAAATAAAGGGaatggaagaaaataaaaaatttgctAGCAATATGGGAGGCAATGATCTATCACACATGGAAAgcaagaaattgaaagatttttcAAAGCATAGATGTGAGTACAAGTTTTGCGATTGTACAAATACAGAAAGAAGTGAGAGCTCAAATAGCCATTCTCCAGAATGCAAGGTGTCGGATTCTGTTGAGAAGACTAATTAGAGAGCAAACAGGTTAGATCAAAAGAATGAATTTGTCTGTATTTGGTAATAGCttatgttttattttccttGAATAGCTTTGATTGAGACCTGGATAGTCCTAAACCTCTTCTTGGAGGTGGTTGGGACAAAAGGTGCTCTTTAGGttgtaaatttgaatttttcatgtTGGAGTAATAGTAGTATTCACAgttattaccaaaaaaaatataaaaggttaaatttttcacttttaaatacCTTAAAATCATCAAAGCTGAAGTAGTCTACCAAGAATTTCCATTCAGCTTCATTAACATCTGTTGGTATGTTTGCAAACTCTCTTCTTTTGTAGCAAATTTCTTGAAATGGTCATGATGTCTACTCCGACGATATCGATacaaattttttgttgtttgaagAATGGTATCCCGATTGTGTTGTATGTCCGGAAGCTGAAAGGTGTCCTGCATtcaaaatagtataataattAAGGCTAAATAAAATGTTTCTTAGTTAGTTTCCAACCCAACTGTAGTTCTCAAAATTTTAACATCTGCTATATCAAATTTATCACTCAAATCTTTTCATAAGCTATAAGCTCTTTGATTCTCCTTGACCATTGATTGGATTCAGCACATACTAGAACAATATTAGTGTAATGATCATCGAggtaatttttgtgtttttggcatGCTTTTTCTACTTTACCCCTTCTCGTAGTTTCTTTATAGCTTTTATATGGTGTTGGGTTGTATGGCATGCTTTCCTAAGTGTTCGGTTTAGTTTGGTGCGAGTTATTGAGTTTTGGAGGCTTAATGCTTGAAAGAGTTGACTTCAGTCAACATTCGGAGATTCAGATGTCGAATCAGAATTCTATCAGTTCCATCAGCTTCAAAAGGATAATTTTGGTCTAGTGTAATGATCGGTTCGGATTTTGAGGCTTTTATTTGGATTTAGTGTAATTAGGTGTTTTAGCTTTGGAGTTTTACGAAAAATTTTCCTTCGATCAGCTTTCTTATTAAACACGCTCCGAATGGAATTTCGTTAGCGCGGTTAACTCTAGAATGCCGAATTTCATCTACACGGACCTTTGATTTGGTTCCTGAGGCAGCTAGGATGATTTTGTGGCATTTAGCGTTTTGTTTGGTAATATTATAAGTATTGGCTGGGTCATTGTTGGTGCAATACTGAATGTAGGAGGCCACAATCTCAGACCTCCAGTCGCACttcaaaaatacagaaaagtactataaaatGTTGTTAACAAGGTTGTCTCATGGACATGGGTGTCTGAAATGAGTTGGTGTTGTTCTTTTGGCTATGGTCGTGGGAGATGCTATCGTTTCACAAATTAGGAGGGTTGAGATTGGAACAAGTTAACAATTTTTCATAATGCCCCACAGTTCCTCTAAGTAATCTGCACATGGAGTGTTCTTTTTTAACAGTTAATGGTCTCAACATCAACTGGAAATATTAGTTCACAAAACTTGGAAGTAACTTTGGAGAAACAAGTAGCTACTGAACCGGAATTTGGAGATATAGTTGAACATCCTCTATTGATATCTGACTTATTAGAGGTAGTACTATGGTTTATTTCATGCTATCACTATTCCTGAGTTCATTTACAGTTGATCAACtaatgaattattattttttcaaaacagGTTGTGATGGAAAAATGTAAGATTTCCAACAATCTTTTCTCGAGCCACAGTTGAAGAATAAATAATGAAGAAGCTGACGAATTTCATTTGATAAGATATAGAGATAAACAGGAGAGAAAAATATGCCATAGATACAAAATCGGCGAGGAATACATTAAAGAAATGATCAAATGCTAGAAGAAACACTACATTATAGATCATTTATTACTTGTGGATGGAACGTAACTGCAGGATCTTTCAAAATAAACAGACATCTGAGGAGAGTATTATTAGACGTATCATTTGAGATATACATGGAAGAGGATCTCAGCATGCTAGATTAGGTGGAAGACTACAACAACTTAATGTATATCCTTAAGCATAGGGATAGTTACTAGAATGTGATGTTTGGTAGAGCTTAGGGCTACTTGTCCAAGCCTACTGGATGGTTTTGTTTTGAATTGTTCACTTTAGTATTAAAATttacttaccaaaaaaaaagacactATCAAAGTTAATAGAGGTCTCAGACAAGGCTCCAAGCAAACCTAATCTCAAACAGGGCTCTCGGCGAGAGGAGATGAAACAAAATCACAGCTAAAATAACCACATGGATGGCTGAACTTCTTCGACAAGATAAAAGAGACAGAGAACTACATTACTAGAACTACCATTACTGAACATTTACcatttcaacaacaacatcaaaaaGATACAGAGAGCTGGAAAACCAGAAACACTACTATGAACCATTTACCATTTCAACAAAAGAAGACGACAGAGAGCTACGATAATAAGAAACACAACTAATGATTTAGGCATTGTCTATCTATCAATAGCTAGCTTAAACTTTCAATTTCAAGTTATGAATAACACAAAATCTTGTTAATGGTTATCAGTTAGAAAATGATCAGAtcctagaaaaaaaaagaaaaataacattgAAGGATCAGTTGTTGCACATTACAATGCATAAGAAGGCCAAGTACTAATCATTTACCAATTCAACGAACAAAGTAGTCAGAGAGCTATGACGATAATCAGAATTACAACTATAATGCAAAAGAAAGCCAAATAGCTGAACTTCTTCGACAAGACAGAAGAGACAGAGAACTAGATAATCAGAAATATCATTACTAACCATTTACTATTTCAACCAAAAAAGAGACAAAGAGCAAAGTACATTACCAGCATATAAGCAACAATCCTATTCTTTGCTAGATCAGGAACTCCCTTCCAATTCTTGACGTCATGTCTAGCATTGTGAAGAACTTTCACTGAGAGCTCGGTAATAAAATCTTTAGCTCCAGGACCTACCATAACTGTTCGATCTAGTGGGAAAATCACCTTCAATTTTCCATTGTCATTTTCTTTACGTTTCTTTTGGGTTGAAAGCCCTGTTGTCTTTCCTCTtccctttctctttttttctttaacaatacataaaggtattaaaatttatataaataaaacatatatgaTATAGAGATTTTGAAGAGATTCAATTTAACAAACTTACCTGGAGGTGGGATTGCACCTACATCGGCAGTTTCACTATTATTAGAAATATGCATATTTTGCATCATGATTGGCTGCAACCACAATATCAACAAACCCAGTAAAATCCC
This genomic stretch from Solanum stenotomum isolate F172 chromosome 10, ASM1918654v1, whole genome shotgun sequence harbors:
- the LOC125842759 gene encoding uncharacterized protein LOC125842759, whose protein sequence is MAIYDCDKFSSLCNEKDVELKAALSEKRSIEMWLPKLSSQGSKKTISKELVDANNQVFEKIHEDLKARFMLRTVEETKKRHLSEKSSLQAKIVELEKNKSSEFMSTTSLILQNCNELKELLDIGASDCDNNMDSMDRVKALQELDGHKIKKYNVWKVHLSEEKEERAHLCK
- the LOC125842758 gene encoding uncharacterized protein LOC125842758, encoding MNVRWVPPPRNKIKVNTDGVCKVNPGQSAYGFCIRDEFGNLLYAQGEDIGFRTNTEEKIIAILEALRYCKRAGLEGFWLESYSLSIVNCLRNSWKVPWERVEQVEECRVLMEITKERIQHTPREGNNLADFIANAVIGAVGLVQFNTFITYERKMHFEHGQGSSSFIENLN